The genomic window AATAAATAAAACAGAAAATGGACCAGTAACATTTTTGGCTCAAGGGATAAAAAAAGAATGGTCGATGAAAAGAGAACTACAATCCCCCAAATATACGACGAATTGGAATCAATTGCCTCGTGCTAATTAATTTTTATTGGAATACCAAGAAATGGAAGATGCAGACTCATGTAAGCGATCTGTGATCCCCAAAATTAGAGAAAATAGAGCCATTCTGATTAGCAAACCATTATCAGTTTGACGGTAAATAGCTAAATTAGGATTTTGATTTAGATCAGAATCTAATTCGTTAGCATCGTTTCTGGAATCTCTGGGAAGGGGATGCATAATTACGGTGTTAGGCTCACAATTCTTAGTATAAATTTTTTCATTGAGAGACATTAACCCTTTGTACTTATTTGCTTCCTCAGCACTTTCAAACCTCTCTTCTTGAATTCTGGTAACGTATAAAATATCTACATCTGAAATTCCTTCTTGAATATTATCTGTTTCAATCAGGGAGACAGATTTTTCTTCGAGTTCATTAACAAATGAATTTGGTAGTTTTAATTTGTCAGGAGAAATAAGTTTTAAAGATATGTTTTTATAAAGGCTGAGAATCTTACATAAGGAATGAACTGCTCGACCATATTTTAAATCTCCAATTAAAGCAACCCTGGCGCTATCAATTGATTTACCTCTAGATTCTAGTTCTTTCTTAATTGTATAGAGATCTAATAAAGCCTGGCTTGGATGCTCATTATCACCATCACCTCCATTTATTACAGGAACTCTTGAGGCTTCTGCAAACTCTTCTACTGATCCTGCTAGGGGATGACGCATGACTATAATGTCACTATAACCACTTAAAACTCTTGAGGTGTCATAAAGTGATTCACCTTTTTTCAGTGAGGTCGCGTCGATTTCTGTTGTCTCTCTTACCGAGCCACCAAGGATATTGAAGGCACTACCAAAACTAATACGAGTCCTAGTACTTGGTTCAAAAAACATATTGCTCAAAATGGCACCATCGAGAGCTTTGGTTAACTTTGTTCTATTAGCGAAAGGGATGAGATTGTCAGCTGTTTCGAAAATTAATTCTATGTCAACTTTTTCAAATTGATTTATGGAGATGATGTTGCTGCCTAAGAACTCCATGCTTGCGCATAATAACATCAAGGTTTAAACGAACATAGTATTTAATTTTGATAAAGTAAAATTTTATTTTTAAAAAAAAATAAATTTCATAGTATTATTTATCTATGTCTAAGGATTGCTTAATTTTAAATGGAAACGGAAGGCCGTTAAGTTATTTCCCACTTTCGGCTGTAGATTGGAAGACTGCAGTTAAGCTTGTTTTTACAAGAAACGTAATCATCGTCAAAGAACATTCAGATTGGGTAGTTAGGTCTCCTTCATTAAATTTCAAAGTTCCAAGCATTGTTATGCTCAGGAAATATCATAAATTTTCTAGCACAATTAAATTTTCTCGTTCAAATGTCTTTTTAAGAGATATGTATACTTGTCATTACTGTAAAAACGTCTTTGAAAAAAAAGATCTAACAATTGATCACGTCATTCCTAAGAGTAAAGGAGGGACAACTAATTGGGAAAATGTAGCTACATCATGCAAATCTTGTAACATTGCTAAAGCTGATAAAATTCTTGAAAATCTGCCAAAAATTTCTAAACCTACTTTTAGAGAACTTCTAAAAGGCCAAGAGCATCTAATTAAAGATAAAATAGTTGAAGATTGGGAAGAATATATTGTCGCCTAATAACTCTTCTCTAGATAATTCTCTAATATAGATTTATTTAAAATTTCGGGGAGAATAATTGGTCCATATTCCTCATATGGGTAGAAAACATAAAGTGGAATGCCAGATCTTCCATAACTTTCTATTAATCTATTGATATCGGAATCTTTATTAGTCCAATCAATTTTTAAGTACGAAATATTTTCCGATTCTAAAGTCTCTAGAAAGTAATTAGTGTTAAGTGCTACTTGTTCATTTACCTTGCAAGTAATACACCAATCAGCTGTGAAATTTATAAATAAAGGCCCTGATTTTGATAACTCTTCGATTTCTTTTAACGAAGTTACATCATTATTATTGATTTTATCATTATAATCATATGGTAGTAAGAAAATTGATCCTGAAATAAAGGCTACAAAAACGGGCAAGAGTGTTTTTTTGGAAAATTTAAAAAAGTTAATAATTTTTTCTGAATAACATAGAAAAATGACAAATAAAATTCCAATAAGAACTCCAATAAGACTATCCAGAGATATTTGATTACTCAATATCCAAAATAACCATAAGACGGTCAAAAATATTGGGATTGCCATAACTTTTCTAAAGGTTTCCATCCAATTTCCTGGCCTTGGTAGATATTCTAAAATTCTTGGGAACATACTAATGGTTAAGTAAGGCGCACTAAAACCCACACCCAATGAGAAGAAAATTAAAATTGAATAGAAGTTTGGTTGCGTCAAAGCAAGACCTAAAGCAGAACCCATAAATGGAGCCGTGCAGGGGGTCGCAACAGCAACTGCTAAAATGCCTGTTGCAAAGGAATTATTATAAGAAGTTGTTCTTGCTTGCATTCCAAAATTTCCAAGAAAATTTGGAAAACTAAAAACACCTAGAAAATTCAAAAATAAACCTACAAATAAATACATTAACAGAGTTACAAATATCGGAGACTGTAGTTGAAATCCCCAGCCTATCTCTTCGCCTAAAATTTTCAGAAACAAAATAAAAATTCCAATAAGAAGAAAAGATAAAGTAGAACCAAAAGAAAAAGACAATCCGTGTAAAAAAACTTGTCTTTTATTGTTTGCAATTTCAATAAAATTAAATATTTTCAGAGCAATCACTGGAAAAACGCAAGGCATTAAGTTCAATAATAATCCTCCCAAGAAAGCAGAAAATAAAGTGATTATTAGACTCAAGGAATTTAAACTATCAGAAGTTAAAAATGAATTTGTGGAAAAATAATACGACTCTAAAATATTTTCGTCCTTAAATGTAATCACTCCCTTAACGCTTGAATTAGAGTTATTTAATTTAGATTTTTCTACTGCGTGATAAAAAGAATTTTCTTCAAATTTAGTTTTTTGTTCCGCAGTGTGATTTATTAGATTTTGATCATAAGGAAAGAAATAAACCTCTGTATTAATCAACTTAGAATCTACTTTTCCTGTAAGTAATATTTCTCCTTTTTCTTCCAATACTTTGATTGAAGAGGGAAGTTTTTTTGGTAACTTTTTTTGTTTTTCTAAAAGCTCAGAATTTTTATTACTGAGTTTGTAATCATCGATTTTTAAAAATGTTGTTTCTATTGAAGCAGATTGTGGAAGGCATACATCTTCACAAGCCAACCAATTAGATTTTAAAAAAATCTGCTCTGAAGATAATAAATCTCTTTCTACAGTAAGATTAAATAGCACTGTTACTTCTTCATTGTAACCATATGTCATTAAAGGCGGATAAGGGATAATTTCTGGAGAGGGCCATTTCGGGTTAGAAATTTTAACTCCTTCAGGTAATTTCCATTCAAAACTTGCCTTTTCTCCTGAATCTCCAGGATTTATCCAATACGTATGCCATCCTGGATCTAATCTGAATTTAACTCCCACAAGGTAGGTATCTTCAGAAGTTTTGATGATGTCCTCAGCAAGAATCTCTATCGTAGAGTTTGATGCAGTTCCTATTTGACTCCCAAAAATTAAATTTGGAAATAATAAAAAAAATAAAAGAAGATTTTTATGAACTGCCATAGTTTGAACTAACAGTCTGTAGATTAAAACCAGCTAGTTTGGAGACTTTATTTATTTTTTGGTCATTAGGAGTATTAAAAATAATTTCCTTGGACGAAGGGGTAATTAACCAATTTCCAGAGAGGATTTCGGTTTCTAATTGTCCCTCACTCCAACCAGTGAAACCAAAAGATACTAAAAATTTTTCTGGTCCATCATCATTTAGAATTGATTTGATTAACTCTACGTCTTGAGAAACAGAAATTTCATCATTAATCTTTATGAGTGGCTTGAACCTATCGTCTTCAGAATAAAGGACGTAAACTGACATAGGTTGGACAGGCCCCCCAAGAACGATTTTTCCAGAATTGAGTTTGGCTTCCAATTTAGAGCTTATTGAAGAAAAAAAATCAGTTAATTTAATTTCCACAGTCCTATTGATTATTAGCCCATAAGATCCTTTATTATCATTTGCACATAAATAAATTAGACTATTGTTAAAATAATCATCATCACTTTCAGGCGCGCAATAATAAAGAAATTTATCTTTGAGGGAATTATTCATTATGAGTATGTTAGATTTCTAATTATAAATGTCTAATATCTTTTTTAATTGATATTTATATATATGATTTCTTGTAAAATTATCAATATTAAAAAAATTAATGAGAAATATAATCCCTAATCATTTGTTAGAGAAACATCAGGCTAAATTACTAAAGCGTAAAGTCTATGATGCACACGATTTAAAGCTGTTAAAGAAATCCATCAAGTCATTATTGGATGAAAAAAACGGGGTCTTAATTTCTCATTACTATGTCGATAAAGAAATACAAGAATTAACAGAAGATTTGGGCGGTTGCGTTTCAGATTCGCTACAAATGGCTAAGTTTGGACAAAACAGCGAAGCAGACTTACTCGTGGTTTCTGGAGTAAAGTTCATGGGGGAAACGTCAAAAATTTTAAGTCCTGAGAAAACCATTCTTATGCCTACTCTTGAAGCCACTTGTTCTTTGGATCTAGGATGTCCCGAGGAAGATTTTAAGAAATTTTGTGAAGAACACCCAGACCGAGAAATAGTTGTCTATGCCAATACTTCAGCTGAAGTAAAAGCATTAGCAGATTGGGTAGTTACATCTAGCATTGCATTAGAAGTCGTCGAACACTTGCATAGTCAAGGAAAAAAAATCATATGGGCGCCCGATAAGCATTTAGGAAAGTACATCGAAGATTATACTGGTGCAGATATGATTTTGTGGGATGCATCTTGCATAGTTCACGATGAGTTTAAGTATCAAGGCTTATCAGATATGAAGAAATTACATCCCGATGCCGGAGTATTAGTTCATCCAGAATCACCCATGGAGGTCATAAAGTTAGCAGATGCAGTTGGCTCTACTTCTCAAATTTTGCAAGCCGCAAAAAACTTAGATTTTAATAAATTTATTGTTGCTACTGATAAAGGTATTTTTTATCAATTAGAAAAAAATAATCCTAAAAAAGTTTTTTTTGAGGCACCAACTGCGGGAAATGGTGCACAATGTAAGAGTTGTTCTCAATGCCCTTGGATGGGTCTAAATTCATTAGAAAATCTAGAGAAAACTCTTCTTGATATGAAAAACATTATTAATGTTTCAGAAGAAACAATTCAAAAAGCACAAATATCTTTAAATAGAATGACTTCCTTTAAGTAATGAATCTAGATGCAGTAAAAAAGAACGTAAGAGTTGCGCTCAAAGAAGATAGTGTTAGACAAGATCTATCTATAAAAGCAATAACGAAGTTTTCAAAGAAGATTGTTTCAGCAGAACTTATCATCAGAGAAAAAGCGATTATTTCTGGAAAGGCCTGGCTCGAAGAAAGCTTTAAACAAATAGACCCAGCAATAAAGATTTCCTGGAGATTTAAAGAGGGTAAAGAGGTTCCAAAAAATTCTATAGTCGCTAAGATAACTGGAAATCCTAAGGCAATACTTTCAGCAGAAAGAACCGCTCTTAATTTCTTACAGTTTATGTCAGGAATATCGACAAAAACTGCTTTAGTTAAATCTAAAATAAAAAACAAAAAAATCAAATTATTAGATACAAGAAAAACTATCCCAGGGATGAGAGCAGAACAGAAATATGCAACCAAAGTTGGCGGTGCAACAAATCATAGATTTGATTTGTCGGACGGTTTGATGATTAAAGATAATCATATTTTTGCCACAGACGGACTTAACAATATCTCTTTTAAAAAAAATTTTATTAGAGGTAAATTTCTTGAAATTGAAGTTAAAAAACTATCTCAATTGAAAGATGCTTTGAGATTGAAGCCAG from SAR86 cluster bacterium includes these protein-coding regions:
- a CDS encoding aspartate carbamoyltransferase, whose product is MEFLGSNIISINQFEKVDIELIFETADNLIPFANRTKLTKALDGAILSNMFFEPSTRTRISFGSAFNILGGSVRETTEIDATSLKKGESLYDTSRVLSGYSDIIVMRHPLAGSVEEFAEASRVPVINGGDGDNEHPSQALLDLYTIKKELESRGKSIDSARVALIGDLKYGRAVHSLCKILSLYKNISLKLISPDKLKLPNSFVNELEEKSVSLIETDNIQEGISDVDILYVTRIQEERFESAEEANKYKGLMSLNEKIYTKNCEPNTVIMHPLPRDSRNDANELDSDLNQNPNLAIYRQTDNGLLIRMALFSLILGITDRLHESASSISWYSNKN
- a CDS encoding HNH endonuclease, which produces MSKDCLILNGNGRPLSYFPLSAVDWKTAVKLVFTRNVIIVKEHSDWVVRSPSLNFKVPSIVMLRKYHKFSSTIKFSRSNVFLRDMYTCHYCKNVFEKKDLTIDHVIPKSKGGTTNWENVATSCKSCNIAKADKILENLPKISKPTFRELLKGQEHLIKDKIVEDWEEYIVA
- a CDS encoding thioredoxin family protein: MAVHKNLLLFFLLFPNLIFGSQIGTASNSTIEILAEDIIKTSEDTYLVGVKFRLDPGWHTYWINPGDSGEKASFEWKLPEGVKISNPKWPSPEIIPYPPLMTYGYNEEVTVLFNLTVERDLLSSEQIFLKSNWLACEDVCLPQSASIETTFLKIDDYKLSNKNSELLEKQKKLPKKLPSSIKVLEEKGEILLTGKVDSKLINTEVYFFPYDQNLINHTAEQKTKFEENSFYHAVEKSKLNNSNSSVKGVITFKDENILESYYFSTNSFLTSDSLNSLSLIITLFSAFLGGLLLNLMPCVFPVIALKIFNFIEIANNKRQVFLHGLSFSFGSTLSFLLIGIFILFLKILGEEIGWGFQLQSPIFVTLLMYLFVGLFLNFLGVFSFPNFLGNFGMQARTTSYNNSFATGILAVAVATPCTAPFMGSALGLALTQPNFYSILIFFSLGVGFSAPYLTISMFPRILEYLPRPGNWMETFRKVMAIPIFLTVLWLFWILSNQISLDSLIGVLIGILFVIFLCYSEKIINFFKFSKKTLLPVFVAFISGSIFLLPYDYNDKINNNDVTSLKEIEELSKSGPLFINFTADWCITCKVNEQVALNTNYFLETLESENISYLKIDWTNKDSDINRLIESYGRSGIPLYVFYPYEEYGPIILPEILNKSILENYLEKSY
- a CDS encoding YqgE/AlgH family protein — its product is MNNSLKDKFLYYCAPESDDDYFNNSLIYLCANDNKGSYGLIINRTVEIKLTDFFSSISSKLEAKLNSGKIVLGGPVQPMSVYVLYSEDDRFKPLIKINDEISVSQDVELIKSILNDDGPEKFLVSFGFTGWSEGQLETEILSGNWLITPSSKEIIFNTPNDQKINKVSKLAGFNLQTVSSNYGSS
- the nadA gene encoding quinolinate synthase NadA, with product MRNIIPNHLLEKHQAKLLKRKVYDAHDLKLLKKSIKSLLDEKNGVLISHYYVDKEIQELTEDLGGCVSDSLQMAKFGQNSEADLLVVSGVKFMGETSKILSPEKTILMPTLEATCSLDLGCPEEDFKKFCEEHPDREIVVYANTSAEVKALADWVVTSSIALEVVEHLHSQGKKIIWAPDKHLGKYIEDYTGADMILWDASCIVHDEFKYQGLSDMKKLHPDAGVLVHPESPMEVIKLADAVGSTSQILQAAKNLDFNKFIVATDKGIFYQLEKNNPKKVFFEAPTAGNGAQCKSCSQCPWMGLNSLENLEKTLLDMKNIINVSEETIQKAQISLNRMTSFK
- the nadC gene encoding carboxylating nicotinate-nucleotide diphosphorylase, with translation MNLDAVKKNVRVALKEDSVRQDLSIKAITKFSKKIVSAELIIREKAIISGKAWLEESFKQIDPAIKISWRFKEGKEVPKNSIVAKITGNPKAILSAERTALNFLQFMSGISTKTALVKSKIKNKKIKLLDTRKTIPGMRAEQKYATKVGGATNHRFDLSDGLMIKDNHIFATDGLNNISFKKNFIRGKFLEIEVKKLSQLKDALRLKPDVIMLDNFSKTSIEKALKIINAQTKIEISGIKNESHLKEVSNMNVDFISLGDLTKNIKAIDFSLNFIK